The Leptodactylus fuscus isolate aLepFus1 chromosome 3, aLepFus1.hap2, whole genome shotgun sequence genome has a segment encoding these proteins:
- the SLC4A1AP gene encoding kanadaptin produces MEAVQLSPDAGEWPGDPGALETGNAEPTGRNETTCYGNGGTQRPKDCQGPSDPGASTHESTGARDPQAWNDETPGARYTEGSRTGSSEGPKDSGTRSAQGLGDSRTCSRQASGDPGAQSDEGPGTRSDETTRGARSGSFKGTNPVPSEGPGTRSDETTRGARSGSFKGTNPGSSEGPRDPGAISCRSEEHEDFRDETSAAPNDARDSSEDQRLAGSGGPEGPHLARTCNEGPHAATSAKSYNAGAEAPTTEPSKGGGGAEGSTLESSFKKPVAPFRSGWNEKTLDQHNKPSSSAPSPAQPSPPISSSGEAAPDHSARLPSDAYRASPAIPYREPSWSGLPQALYSLEVLKGGSILSTKSLQGASWTIFGRLPTCHVSLEHPSVSRYHAVLQYRSVAGAEPDQEPGFYVYDLGSTHGTFINKQRVQPKTYCRYRVGHVLKFGGSTRLFILQGPDEDQEAESELTVTQIKEARRQKESLQKRMLGDDSDEDSAEEEGEEKERKERGGSEDSGCMWGMGEDAVEEENDVNPIAMEYQAEREASYSGNPKKALQGFFDREGEELDFEYEERGIGSWLCRVKLPVDDSAEKQLMAEVVHSGKKRDAMRLCCMEACRMLDMRGLLRQEAVSRKRKAKQWEDEDFYDSDDDTFLDRTGIVEKKRLNRMKKAGKIEEKPETYESLIAKLDIVEKEIVEIAAKLRTNRQDEAQSSAQDSLDAFMTEIKSGASLDSVTRKKLHIQSLELKKEQQRLKSLIKIVQPTRLPELRTDAAQDPKAKKLTLPMFGAMKGGSKFKLKTGTVGRLPPKRTDLPSSLFTMKGDEPEEEEEEDDGMEQETASASRTESKAGPSESMEQSRSPEPGIGPTQVTDVEVKKSSSEEPKRKTEAPSASRGAPNGHSPPVTKKEDEEEAPKSAPVKKKKMLGPSRPPQGALSSTYPEDDPDYCVWTPPTGQTGDGRTHLNEKYGY; encoded by the exons ATGGAGGCCGTTCAGCTGTCCCCCGATGCTGGGGAATGGCCCGGTGATCCCGGGGCCCTGGAGACCGGGAATGCGGAGCCCACTGGCAGGAATGAGACCACCTGTTATGGCAATGGCGGGACCCAGAGACCTAAGGACTGTCAGGGGCCCAGtgatcccggggcctccacccaTGAGAGTACCGGGGCCAGGGATCCCCAGGCCTGGAATGATGAGACCCCCGGGGCTCGGTATACTGAGGGGTCCCGGACCGGCAGCTCTGAGGGGCCCAAGGATTCCGGGACCCGGAGCGCCCAGGGCCTTGGGGATTCCAGGACCTGTAGCCGTCAGGCCAGTGGGGATCCCGGGGCCCAGAGCGATGAGGGGCCCGGGACCCGGAGTGATGAGACCACCAGGGGTGCCAGGTCCGGCAGCTTTAAGGGGACCAATCCAGTCCCCAGTGAGGGGCCCGGGACCCGGAGTGATGAGACCACCAGGGGTGCCAGGTCCGGCAGCTTTAAGGGGACCAATCCAGGCTCCAGTGAGGGGCCCCGGGatcctggcgccatctcctgcCGCAGTGAGGAACATGAGGATTTCAGGGATGAGACCAGTGCGGCCCCCAATGATGCCAGGGACAGTTCAGAAGACCAACGGCTTGCCGGGTCCGGTGGCCCTGAGGGGCCCCATCTTGCCAGGACCTGCAATGAGGGGCCCCATGCTGCTACATCAGCGAAATCCTATAATGCAGGGGCCGAGGCCCCCACCACAGAACCTAGTAAGGGGGGAGGTGGGGCCGAGGGCAGCACCCTGGAGAGCTCCTTTAAGAAGCCCGTCGCTCCTTTCAGGTCCGGCTGGAATGAAAAGACCCTGGACCAACATAACAAACCCagcagctccgccccctccccagcCCAACCTTCTCCCCCCATCAGCAGCAGTGGGGAAGCGGCCCCGGATCACAGCGCCAGGCTTCCCTCTGATGCCTACCGAGCCAGCCCTGCCATTCCCTATCGGGAGCCTTCCTGGTCGGGGCTGCCCCAGGCCCTTTACAGCTTGGAGGTGCTGAAGGGCGGCAGCATCCTGTCTACCAAGAGCTTGCAGGGCGCCAGCTGGACTATCTTTGGCAGACTCCCTACTTGCCACGTGTCGCTTGAGCACCCTTCTGTTTCACGGTACCATGCGGTCCTGCAGTACCGGTCCGTGGCTGGGGCAGAGCCAGATCAGGAGCCGGGCTTCTATGTGTACGACCTGGGTAGCACCCATGGGACCTTCATCAATAAGCAGAGGGTCCAGCCCAAGACCTACTGCCGCTACCGAGTGGGGCACGTGCTGAAATTCGGAGGGAGCACCAGACTGTTCATCCTGCAG GGTCCAGATGAAGATCAGGAAGCCGAATCCGAACTGACCGTAACGCAAATCAAGGAAGCGCGGCGGCAGAAAGAGAGCCTGCAGAAGAGGATGCTGGGAGATGATTCTGATGAAGACAGCGCCGAGGAGGAGGGAGAAGAAAAAGAGCGGAAAGAGCGAGGAGGATCAGAAGATTCTGGCTGCATGTGGGGGATGG GAGAGGACGCTGTGGAGGAGGAGAACGATGTGAACCCCATTGCTATGGAATATCAGGCGGAGCGAGAGGCGTCATACTCCGGGAATCCAAAGAAGGCGCTGCAGGGTTTTTTCGATCGAGAAG GGGAAGAGCTGGACTTCGAGTATGAAGAGCGAGGGATCGGTTCGTGGCTGTGCAGAGTAAA GCTGCCGGTGGACGATTCTGCGGAGAAGCAGCTGATGGCGGAGGTGGTCCATTCAGGAAAGAAGCGGGACGCCATGAGGCTGTGCTGTATGGAGGCCTGCCGTATGCTGGACATGAGAGGGTTACTGCGTCAGGAGGCCG TGTCACGTAAAAGGAAAGCCAAGCAGTGGGAGGACGAGGATTTCTACGACAGCGACGACGACACTTTCCTCGACCGCACGGggatagtggaaaaaaagaggcTGAACCGTATGAAGAAAGCCGGGAAGATTGAGGAGAAACCAGAGACCTACGAGTCCCTA ATCGCAAAACTGGACATCGTCGAAAAAGAAATAGTGGAGATAGCGGCCAAGCTGAGAACAAATCGTCAAG ATGAGGCCCAGTCATCTGCCCAAGACTCCCTGGACGCCTTCATGACAGAAATCAAGTCTGGCGCCTCCTTGGACAGTGTGACCCGCAAGAAGCTGCACATTCAGTCCCTGGAACTGAAGAAGGAGCAGCAGAGACTGAAGAGCCTGATCAAGATTGTCCAGCCGACCAGACTGCCCGAGCTCAGGACTGA CGCCGCTCAAGACCCGAAAGCTAAGAAGTTGACCTTACCCATGTTCGGGGCGATGAAAGGAGGGAGCAAATTCAAGCTGAAAACCGGCACGGTCGGG AGGCTGCCCCCGAAACGGACAGATCTCCCCTCAAGCCTGTTCACCATGAAAGGTGATGAGcccgaagaggaggaggaagaggacgaCGGCATGGAGCAGGAAACCGCCAGTGCCAGCCGCACAGAGAGTAAAGCCGGACCGAGCGAGTCCATGGAGCAGAGCAGGAGCCCCGAACCCGGAATCGGCCCCACCCAGG TTACTGATGTGGAAGTGAAGAAGAGCTCAAGTGAAGAACCAAAGAGAAAAACCGAGGCCCCCAGTGCTAGCCGTGGGGCCCCCAATGGTCACAGTCCTCCAG TCACCAagaaggaggacgaggaggaggctcctaaatctgccccagtgaaaAAGAAGAAAATGCTCGGCCCCAGTCGG CCACCACAGGGAGCGCTATCATCCACCTACCCTGAAGACGACCCCGACTATTGTGTGTGGACGCCACCTACAG GGCAAACAGGAGACGGGAGGACACATTTAAATGAAAAATATGGTTACTGA